The DNA segment CCACCGAAAAAATCGAGCAACTGGCCCGCGAATACGCCAGCACCACGCCCAGCTACATCCGGGTGGGGTATGGCATGACCCGCCATGAATACGGCGGCAACAACCTGCGTTCGGTGCTGCTCTTGCCTGCTGTGATGGGCCAGTGGAAACACCGGGGCGGGGGCGTCACCCTCTCCACCAGTGGGTATTTCCAGCTGAACCGCAAAAAACTGGGGGCAGGCCATCTGGTCAAAGCCAGCACCCCACGCATCAACATGACCCGGCTTGCCACTGCCCTGCAGCCTGAACGGGGCATCAAAGCCATGTTCGTGTACAACAGCAACCCGGTGGTGGTCGCCCCTGACACAGCACGGGTGATTGAAGGGTTCAAACGGGAAGACCTGCTGGTGGTGGTGCTGGAGCAGGCCATGACCGAGACGGCAAAGCTTGCCGATTATGTGCTTCCCTCCACCACTTTCATGGAGCACGAGGACGTGTACACCAGTTATGGCCACACTTACCTGGGCTACAACCCAAAAACCCTGAATGCCCCAGGAGAGGCCAGACCCAACACCTGGGTGTTTCAGGAACTGGGAAAACGCCTGGGCCTCCAGGAGGAAACCCTTTACTGGAGCATGGACCAGTTGCTGGAACACCTGCTGGACACCGAACATCCGTTCTTGCAGGGTTTCACGCCTGAACGGGTCAGGCAGGAAGGCTCTGTGCGCCTGAACCTGCCCGAAGGTTTGCTGCCCTACCAGCACGGGGCACCCACAGCCAGCGGAAAAGTGCAGCTCTCCCCTGCTCCGCATTACACCCCCGACAGCCTGCAGGTGACTCCAGAGCATCCTTTCCGGTTGCTGACCCCTCCTGCACACCACTTTCTGAACAGCACCTATGGCAACCTGGAAAACCTCAATCAGGCAGAAGGGGGAGAACCCCTGGCCCTGATGCACCCTGAGGACGCGGCACCTTTAAACCTGAGCACCGGAGATTTTGCTCACCTGAGCAGCCCTCAGGGGTCGGTGCTGCGGCAAATTCGGGTGCATGGTGGGGTGCAAAAAGGAGTCATTGTGCTGGAAGGCAGCTGGTGGGGCCTCAGTGCCCGGGATGGCAAGAGCATCAACACCCTCACTTCAGAGCGGCTCACCGACCTGGGGGCGGGAAGCACTTTCCACGCAAATACGATTGGCGTGACAAAAGCGTAGTATTCTGGTAAGTATGCGGGCTTTTACGGTTTCCTGCACGCTGCTCCTGTTGACAGGATGCATGCGGCCTGAAGTGTATCAGGAAGTGCACCCGGCGCAAAACATGCCAGCAGCAGGCAGTGATCCTGTGGTCCTGACCATCGAATCTTCCTCTGGAAAAACCACCCTCACCCAGCCCCAGCTGGAATCCTTGCGGGTCATTGAATACCGCACCAGCCGTCCAGACGATGCCAGTGTTCCCCACACCTACCAGGGCGTGATGGTGGCAGATTTGCTGGACCACCTCAGGCTCACCCCCAAAAAGCTTTACATGGTGGCCACCAACGATTACAGCACCTTCATCAATGCAGAAGATGTGCTGGATTACCCGGTGATGATTGCCTTCAAAGGAGATGGACGGCCCCTGACCATTGAAGACAAAGGACCCCTGCTGGTGGTCTTCCCCACCCATGCCTACGCTGAACGGTTCAACACCCTGGAATACGGCAGCAAATGGGTGTGGT comes from the Deinococcus roseus genome and includes:
- a CDS encoding molybdopterin-dependent oxidoreductase: MRPEVYQEVHPAQNMPAAGSDPVVLTIESSSGKTTLTQPQLESLRVIEYRTSRPDDASVPHTYQGVMVADLLDHLRLTPKKLYMVATNDYSTFINAEDVLDYPVMIAFKGDGRPLTIEDKGPLLVVFPTHAYAERFNTLEYGSKWVWFLKSIRVE
- a CDS encoding molybdopterin oxidoreductase family protein; its protein translation is MRDVILTCPLDCPDACRLKITLAPDETLGEKAVKVTGDPSHPFTQGFACAKTVHYPARQYHPDRPLYPLKRLGGDFVRISWDQALDEIADRLKTVLAEHGPHALMRYNYAGTMGLREGTHVHAFFRALGASELDETICATAGTEAWVMTYGPRYGVLAEDVPHAKLIFLWGINSLTTNSHLTPWLKKARKNGAKIYHIDPYQSKTSLFADEHIKINPGTDAALALGFMHLIFRWGLEDREYLQEACLGSEELREAAKDYTPEKVSDITGIPTEKIEQLAREYASTTPSYIRVGYGMTRHEYGGNNLRSVLLLPAVMGQWKHRGGGVTLSTSGYFQLNRKKLGAGHLVKASTPRINMTRLATALQPERGIKAMFVYNSNPVVVAPDTARVIEGFKREDLLVVVLEQAMTETAKLADYVLPSTTFMEHEDVYTSYGHTYLGYNPKTLNAPGEARPNTWVFQELGKRLGLQEETLYWSMDQLLEHLLDTEHPFLQGFTPERVRQEGSVRLNLPEGLLPYQHGAPTASGKVQLSPAPHYTPDSLQVTPEHPFRLLTPPAHHFLNSTYGNLENLNQAEGGEPLALMHPEDAAPLNLSTGDFAHLSSPQGSVLRQIRVHGGVQKGVIVLEGSWWGLSARDGKSINTLTSERLTDLGAGSTFHANTIGVTKA